The genomic region CAGTGACCGGATACGCTGAAAGCAGTACGCAGGCTCGGCTCAATGCGGCCCAGTCTGCCTGGGTTGCCGCGCGCGAACCCTGGGAGGCCTCAGAAGGATTTTTGTTTGGCCCTGTGATATCAGAAGGTTACAACCTTGCGCTTGATACCTGGCCGATTTCTAAAGCAGATCTGGACGACGTGATGGGCCGGCCTGTGGTGCTTTCTGTAAATTACGTCTCGGACCTGCTGGGAAATGAAAAGGGATACCACACCATTGAATTCCTTTTGTTTGGGGCAGATGGTGGAAAGGAGCCGCTGGACTTCACGCAACGCGAAATTGCATACCTCGTTGCCGCAACGCAAGTCTTGAAAAACACTACGCAGGCGTTGTTAGATACGTGGGCCGTTGGCGGGGGCAACTTTGGGGCAAACCTGATTGACGCCGGCACAACAGGCAGCGTCTACCCAAGCGAGACGGTTGCCATGCAGCTTGTTGTTGAAAGCCTGATTTCCCTCGCGGACGACGTGGCTAACACAAAAATTGAGACACCCCTTGCAACGCAGGATGCGTTTAGTGCTGAGTCGCGGTTCAGCCGTAATTCGGTCAACGACTTCTTGCACAATATCCAGAGCATCCGCAACGTGTATACGGGTGATTATGGTACAGTCGGGGGAGAAGGGCTCGCTGAGTTTATTGCGCGACAGGATGCAGCGCTTAACGAGCGTTTTGCAGGAGAACTGGATATCGCAACCGCTGCCATTGAAGCGATTCCCGAGAGTTTTCGTGATGCGTTGGTTGCTGACCCCGATGCAATTGTTCGGGCCCAGGTTGCGGTTTTTGCGGTACATGAAACACTGGTGGAGCGCATCAGGCCTTTGATACGTTGAGATTCAGATAGGACACCTTTCATCGTTAGTCATGTTTGTTTATCGTGTTGTTGCATTTCTGAATGCTATAATTCACGGATAGGGTCTTCTTTCGGGGCAGTCAGCTATAGATTAGTACACCGACCCTGCAAGAGAATTTTAACTGTTAAGGTTTAAAGAATAGAATCATCCCTTACTATAATTCCGATCAAAGGAGTTGAAAGGCGAAATAAATTGTACGTATCTTTATTTGGATTAAGTCTAAATAAAGATACTTGCAGTGTCATATGTATAAATTCGCACAATG from Bacteroidota bacterium harbors:
- a CDS encoding imelysin family protein, coding for MSKFIACLFIVSMGISSCDSADDPSPSEYNAILSNLATNVITATYDDLNDAAAELLDAVTGYAESSTQARLNAAQSAWVAAREPWEASEGFLFGPVISEGYNLALDTWPISKADLDDVMGRPVVLSVNYVSDLLGNEKGYHTIEFLLFGADGGKEPLDFTQREIAYLVAATQVLKNTTQALLDTWAVGGGNFGANLIDAGTTGSVYPSETVAMQLVVESLISLADDVANTKIETPLATQDAFSAESRFSRNSVNDFLHNIQSIRNVYTGDYGTVGGEGLAEFIARQDAALNERFAGELDIATAAIEAIPESFRDALVADPDAIVRAQVAVFAVHETLVERIRPLIR